CCCAGGAGGATTTTTGTGATCTTCGTTACCAGGATTTTTCCCATACCACCATCAAAGGGGACAAAAAGGAAATTGACCAAGTGTCCATCGTGAAAAAGAGCGGCGGAAATGTTCGTGTACTCTCCGGCGGCGGCTTTGGAAGTTTTGCCTTTACGGATCCGAAGGACGTGAATCTGGCCTTTCAGGAAGCCAAAACCGCCAGCGACTTAAATCCGGGGAAGGAGACCTTCCAACGAATTCCTGTAAATAAAGACCATGTAAGGATTTCTCCCAAAGAGGATCCCCGGAACCTGGAAATCTCCGAAAAAAAAGGATTACTGGAAAAATACAGGGAACTGATCCTAGAGCACGATGAGATCGCAGACCTGGAATCCCAATACTATGAACAGTTTACCGACACCTTAATTCTTAATAATCTGGGCACGGAAGTACAGCAGGAGGAATTGATTTGCGGAATGACCTTTAGGATTACTGCCAAACGGGGAGACTTAACCCAACTGACCCGGTTATCCTTCGGAGGCAATGAAGATTTCAGCGAACTGTTGGACAAAGAACAGGAGGTTTTGGAAAAAGTAAAGCAGACCCTTTCCCTTTTGGATGCGGAGCCGATTAAAGGGGGAAATTACGATGTGATTTTAGACAGCGACGTCGGAGGTCTCTTTATCCACGAAGCCTTCGGTCATCTCAGTGAGGCGGATAATTTGATCGGAAACAAAACCCTGGGCGAGACCATGAGTCTGGGCACGGATTTCGCCATGGAAAACTTCAATGTAATAGACGATCCTACCCGACCGGGACACCCGGGAAGTTATGTATATGATCACGAAGGAACCAAGGCCCAACGGGTTTCTTTAATAAAGCGGGGGAAATTAGATGGTCGTCTCCATTCCCTGGAAAGTGCCGACTTTATGGAGGAAGAGCCCACAGGCCATGCCCGGGCAAAGAATTTCGGATTCACCCCTATTGTTCGAATGGGAAATATCTATATCGATCAAGGAGAGAGCTCCCTTAAGGATATGATCGCCTCCATCGATGACGGCCTGTATTTATTCGGATCCGCCGGAGGACAAACCAGCGGTGAAACTTTCACCTTCGCCGTACAGGGAGGCTACCGAATTGAAAACGGGGAAATCACTCATATGGTCCGGGACCTGGCCTTAACGGGACACCTTTTTACCACCCTGAAAAACATCGAGATGGTCGGCAGGGAAGTTACCTTTTCCAAGGCCGGTGGTTGCGGAAAAGGGGGCCAAATTCTTATTCAGTCAGGGAAAGGTTCCGCACCGATTAAGATCAAAAATATGGGAATAGGAGGACAATAGCATGCGACAATTACTTAACAAAGCCTTATCCTCCGCCGATGGCGGAGAAGTTTACAAGCGTGATATCCAAAGTACTTCCGTGGATATCAAGCTCGGCAAGCTAAAGGATATTAAATCCGAGAAGAAAAGAGAGGTCTCTCTGCGCCTTACGAAAAATGGGCTGATGGGCACTTCCGTATCCACTTCCCTGGAAGATGATACCCTGGTGGACCGGGCGCTGATTGCCTTGGAGAATCAAAAATCCCATGCCGTCGACTTTCCCAATGAACTCCCCCGTATGGTTTTTTCCTTTTCTCCCGAAGTGGATCAGTTAAGTACCGAGGACCTTACGAAAATGGCCTTCGACTTATCAGACCGCTTAAAAGAAAAAGCCCCGGAGATCCCCACAGGAGTTCGGGTTCATAAAAACATCAAGCGAGTCTCCTTATTAAACAGTGCCGGGTTCAATGAAACCTACGACTATTCCAATCTCTCCCTTTCTATAAACACCTTGACGGATAAAGGATTTATGGGGGTCTCTAAGGAATATTCCTCCGGCAAAGTTCCGGAAATTACCGACGGGGGTCTGGACCGGCTGATCCATCGACATCATTTGGGAAACAAGAAGATCACCATGGAAAACGAGAAAATGCCCGTGATTTTTTCCGGAAATGTGATGGGGGCTTTAATGCTTCGGGTTATAGGAGGGGTTAACGGAGGAAATGTGTTAAAGGGCACCTCCCCTTTAAAAGATAAAATCGAAGAAAAACTCTTTTCCGAAAAAATTACTATTCGAGATGACGGAAAAATGGCCTTCGGGGTCAATACCTGTTTATTTGATGACGAGGGCACGCCCTCGAAAAACACCCTGTTGTATGAAAAGGGCGTACTTAAAAATTATCTTGTAAATATCGAGCAGGGAAAAAAATTGAATCAGGAGCCAACGGGGAATGCCTTAAAACGAACCCTGTTTTCTAAGGAAATCGAAGACACCCCTTCCGTATTTGATACGAATTTAATCATTGAAGGGGACCACCGGGAGGATGAGCTGATTGTAAAGGACATAAAACGTGGTCTTTTGATCACCGGGGTCATGGGTGCCCATACAGGAAATATCAATCGGGGGGATTTCTCCTTAAACATTTCTTCCGGCTACCTGATCGAAAACGGTGAGCTTCAAGGCCAGGTAAAGGGGGCCATGATCGCAGGAAACATTTATGATTTATTCCAAAATGTGGAGGCCATCGGCACCCATTATGAAGTCATGCGAAGCATCTTCTACCATATGGGCTATTCTCCCATGGTACTCTTTAAGGAAGCTTCCATTGTAGGGAAATAAAATGCAGTATAATTTTTAAAATAAGAGCAGGAAGCCCCACTACTCTAGGGACTCCCTGCTTTTTTGTATACCGATAAATATTAATCCGAGAATCAGAAATCCCAGTAATCCCAGTAGAAAATTAAGGGCCACCGAGAACCCGGATAAGGCTTCCAGATTTAAAAAGGGATAGGCATACTCCCCCAAAAGCCTTCCGTAAATCAAAGAAAAAAGCCCATAAATTCCGGGATAAATGATCCACTTCAGACTGTCTCCCCAGTGATACCCCTTGGGATCCACCGTGAAAAACCAGTCGATCAAATACCCCCCGGGAATAATATAATGGGTAATTACATGAATGATATGAAGCATACCGGTAGTCCTGTACTCCTGTCTTAAAACCATAAAAAAAATTAGCATGGTCACGGTTATATAAACCGCTAAGGCCGTGCGAACCTTAGGATCCGTAAAAAAAACGACCTTCTTTTTATATGCCAGGGCCAAGGACAGGGACAACAGCACTAAAATATTGCTTTGAATGGTAAACAGTTTAAAGCCGTGAAACAGGGCTTCAAAAAAGTTATAGGAATGGTGAAGACCGTTCATTAAAAATATATGATTAAGCAGGATCGTGGTCCATCCCAAAATCACCAGAAACCAACGAAGCCCACGGATATAGTTATTTTTCTTTCCCCTTTTTACTTCCACTGTTTCACCCCTTTGACCGACATCCTCTCCACTTTCCCCGGTAGACAACCTTATCCAGGCTATAGCCACTATTTATTCAGTCTTTGATATTTACACAAAGTTCTTTCCAGAATTTCTCCGGCTTTACCCACAACGGGGGAACACTTATACACTTCTTCCCGGTAGATATTTTTCACTTCCTGACAGTTCGTGGAAGTCAACTCCTGGCTAAATTTTTCAACAAATTCCTTGGTTGCCTCTTTAATCTTATCTTGATCGTATTCTTTTTTCTCAGAAAATATTACCCCGATGACCGCTACCCCACCGCTAAGGGCGCCACACAATTCTTCGGTATGCATTCCTCCACCAAAACCTCTCATGGTTGTAATGGTTTCCTTTTTAAGATTCAATCCGTAGTACTTATTGCCGCCCAGCAACATGGCTTCGGCTCAGTTAAAACCTTTTTGGTAATAACTAACCACATAATCTTTTAACATTTTCCCCATCCCCCTTGTCGGAATACTAATGAATCACTTTCTCGAATAAATTCTTCTCTTTATCAATTCTTTTAAAACCCATTTTTTCCAAGTAGTTCTCATGTTTCTCATTAACCCCGTAACTGTGAAAAGTATTATACCCTAAATTCAAAAAATAATCCTTTCGGTCTTCAAAAATATAATTTCCGATCTTAAAATCCCGATACTCGGGAATTACAAAATCCAATTGAATCCTAAGCGTCTTCGGGTCCTCTTCCGTTGCAAGAAATACTCCTGCGGGTACCAGATTCCGTAAAATATACAGTCCCACCGTAGTCTCCTCCACTTTGAAATTGTTATGGGAAAAATATTTTTCAATATCCTCCCGATAAAAATCCAAAAAGTAATTAAAATACTGGGTGTTTTTATCCACGGGAATCATTTGAAAATACTCTTTCCGTGCATAGATTTTCCTTAAATAATAAATATTGATAATCACGATACCTAAGTTCATTACCCCTACGGGCAGGGCTCCTATAATAAACCCATAGGCAGCGAATATCGCCGCCCCCGCTAAGTTGATCCAGCGAAGTTTTACAATTGAGCTCATTAACAGGGAAATTAGAATCAATACCGATGCTAAATAACCCACCCATTCGATCCATTCTATTCCAAACATAAATTCATCCTCCATCTATTCTGATACTTTTATACCAATATACGACTCTTTACTTCTAACATACCCTATCTATTATACGCTGAACCGGGAAAGTGTCAAAGGAATTTTTTCTGCTTACTAAAAGTTCTTTTTTTCATAAAAAAACCGCTAAGAGAAACCCATGGTTTCTTAGCAGTTTTAATTGTATGATTATGGAACGCTTATGCTAAGGATTATTTGCTTTAGCCCTTTACCCTAATTCATTGTTGATATTACCTACTTTTAACAAAACCTTATCCGCAAATATTTTCACGATTTCAGGATCGAACTGGCTTCCGGAGTGCTCAATCAGCTCCCGAAGTGCTCCCTCCCGACTTATAGTCCTTTGATACCCCCGTTCCGTGGTCATGGCATCGAACGCATCGGCCACGGCAATGATTCTTGAAAACAGCGGTATTTCTTCCTCCTTTAATCCCTCGGGATAGCCCTGGCCATCCCAACGTTCATGGTGATGCAAAACATACCTTGCCAGCTCCCGATATCTTTTATCGGCTTTAAGCAACCAATAGGCGATCTCCGGATGTTTTTTTATCTCTGCTTTTTCGGTTTCTGTCAATTTTTCCCTTTTATTTAAAATATCCGGATCAATAAAAGTCTTGCCGATATCATGGAGTTTCGCCGCAAGGGCCAGGTCTTTCAAATCAAAACCACTTAAGTCCAAAGCTTTCCCAATAGCCAGGCTGTAGCGCTGTACATTTTTTAAATGCTTCCCCTGATCCTCAAACCGATTCCCTATTCTCTCCAATATGTGTTCTAAAATCATGTTTCCAATGCCCTTTTTACTATCGATTTGTTTTCCATAGATTCCAATTGAATCTCCGCTCATAATCCCCCGATATTCCGATAACGTCTCCTGCTCTCTACTTTTTTCCCTTGTAACGGAAGAAAAAACATCCCCTAGGATTTTGCCCGTAGTAACATCAACCAAGTTAGTATAACCGCCTTCTATTTTCCCGTTATGGTCATTTATGATAAATCCCATGGAATTTCCTCCCTTCATACAGCCCTAAAATAATTGTTCTGCTATTTCTTAAGAATATTCTTCATCGGTAAAATCGTTCCATTCAAATAATCCATCGTCTTCTTTCCCGATGGCTTCCTCTTCCCCTGGTAAACTGTTCCACTCAAACAAGCCATCATCTCCTTTTCTGCCGTTAATCTCCATCCCTCCTCCAACAAATGCTAGTGCAAGACTCATAGTGATTAGACTAATAGCGATGAACCTTTTCATCTGGATAACCTCCTTTATTTTTTACTGCCCTTCACTTACAATATCTATTAATACTATGATATAACACTCCCTCCTGAAATACATCAGGCATGGATGCGCGGTAATAAGTGGTTTTTTGGCATGATTCTTGCTATAATAGTTGTCCCTGAAATTTCAACAAATTTTGTTTTAACTTCCTTTAAAAAGGTAAATATCATATAAATAAACTTCTACATTAAGGAGACTGCTATGGACTTCAATCTTTCCAGCTTCGGTATAAAATTAAAGGATATACGATTAAAATTTGATTTAAGCCAAAATGAAGTATATGATAAAACCGGGATCAATCCCTCCACTCTTCGCCGGTTAGAAGGGGGAAAAGTGATTCCTAAATTTGAAACCCTGGAAATCCTGTCCTCCCTCTACAGGGAAGATTTACTGCTGTTGTTTTCCCAATTTCGAATTGACCATACGTTAATGTTTAACGAAGTGTATAATCGCTTAGAGCTGAAGTTTGATAAGGATGAAATTGACTCTTTGGAAAAGGAAATTCTTGAACTTGATGTTTTATTAAAGAATTCCTCCCAATCCTATTTCAAGGTACAAATCCATCAGCTTCTTCATCTTTCCAAGGCGGTGATCCTGTATAAAAAAGAAGCGGATCCATCAAAGGCATTAGATGAACTAGTAAGGGGACTTCAACAAACCATACCTTCTTTTTCCGTGGAAACTTTTTCTG
The window above is part of the Isachenkonia alkalipeptolytica genome. Proteins encoded here:
- a CDS encoding TldD/PmbA family protein, giving the protein MDKQYFKEALPQEDFCDLRYQDFSHTTIKGDKKEIDQVSIVKKSGGNVRVLSGGGFGSFAFTDPKDVNLAFQEAKTASDLNPGKETFQRIPVNKDHVRISPKEDPRNLEISEKKGLLEKYRELILEHDEIADLESQYYEQFTDTLILNNLGTEVQQEELICGMTFRITAKRGDLTQLTRLSFGGNEDFSELLDKEQEVLEKVKQTLSLLDAEPIKGGNYDVILDSDVGGLFIHEAFGHLSEADNLIGNKTLGETMSLGTDFAMENFNVIDDPTRPGHPGSYVYDHEGTKAQRVSLIKRGKLDGRLHSLESADFMEEEPTGHARAKNFGFTPIVRMGNIYIDQGESSLKDMIASIDDGLYLFGSAGGQTSGETFTFAVQGGYRIENGEITHMVRDLALTGHLFTTLKNIEMVGREVTFSKAGGCGKGGQILIQSGKGSAPIKIKNMGIGGQ
- a CDS encoding TldD/PmbA family protein, with translation MRQLLNKALSSADGGEVYKRDIQSTSVDIKLGKLKDIKSEKKREVSLRLTKNGLMGTSVSTSLEDDTLVDRALIALENQKSHAVDFPNELPRMVFSFSPEVDQLSTEDLTKMAFDLSDRLKEKAPEIPTGVRVHKNIKRVSLLNSAGFNETYDYSNLSLSINTLTDKGFMGVSKEYSSGKVPEITDGGLDRLIHRHHLGNKKITMENEKMPVIFSGNVMGALMLRVIGGVNGGNVLKGTSPLKDKIEEKLFSEKITIRDDGKMAFGVNTCLFDDEGTPSKNTLLYEKGVLKNYLVNIEQGKKLNQEPTGNALKRTLFSKEIEDTPSVFDTNLIIEGDHREDELIVKDIKRGLLITGVMGAHTGNINRGDFSLNISSGYLIENGELQGQVKGAMIAGNIYDLFQNVEAIGTHYEVMRSIFYHMGYSPMVLFKEASIVGK
- a CDS encoding Pr6Pr family membrane protein — encoded protein: MEVKRGKKNNYIRGLRWFLVILGWTTILLNHIFLMNGLHHSYNFFEALFHGFKLFTIQSNILVLLSLSLALAYKKKVVFFTDPKVRTALAVYITVTMLIFFMVLRQEYRTTGMLHIIHVITHYIIPGGYLIDWFFTVDPKGYHWGDSLKWIIYPGIYGLFSLIYGRLLGEYAYPFLNLEALSGFSVALNFLLGLLGFLILGLIFIGIQKSRESLE
- a CDS encoding C-GCAxxG-C-C family protein; amino-acid sequence: MLLGGNKYYGLNLKKETITTMRGFGGGMHTEELCGALSGGVAVIGVIFSEKKEYDQDKIKEATKEFVEKFSQELTSTNCQEVKNIYREEVYKCSPVVGKAGEILERTLCKYQRLNK
- a CDS encoding YgjV family protein produces the protein MFGIEWIEWVGYLASVLILISLLMSSIVKLRWINLAGAAIFAAYGFIIGALPVGVMNLGIVIINIYYLRKIYARKEYFQMIPVDKNTQYFNYFLDFYREDIEKYFSHNNFKVEETTVGLYILRNLVPAGVFLATEEDPKTLRIQLDFVIPEYRDFKIGNYIFEDRKDYFLNLGYNTFHSYGVNEKHENYLEKMGFKRIDKEKNLFEKVIH
- a CDS encoding HD-GYP domain-containing protein, which translates into the protein MGFIINDHNGKIEGGYTNLVDVTTGKILGDVFSSVTREKSREQETLSEYRGIMSGDSIGIYGKQIDSKKGIGNMILEHILERIGNRFEDQGKHLKNVQRYSLAIGKALDLSGFDLKDLALAAKLHDIGKTFIDPDILNKREKLTETEKAEIKKHPEIAYWLLKADKRYRELARYVLHHHERWDGQGYPEGLKEEEIPLFSRIIAVADAFDAMTTERGYQRTISREGALRELIEHSGSQFDPEIVKIFADKVLLKVGNINNELG
- a CDS encoding helix-turn-helix domain-containing protein → MDFNLSSFGIKLKDIRLKFDLSQNEVYDKTGINPSTLRRLEGGKVIPKFETLEILSSLYREDLLLLFSQFRIDHTLMFNEVYNRLELKFDKDEIDSLEKEILELDVLLKNSSQSYFKVQIHQLLHLSKAVILYKKEADPSKALDELVRGLQQTIPSFSVETFSDFVYSALEIRILMNMAFVLNQLDNPRAYIEILEFCHESSEENDVLYPKICLNLSTVYIRSKENLKALEIVNKGIASCQNNRNYQGLNLLYYNKGIIQFRLDHKGYLSSIELARTLSEAYGHPKLSGKMLDNCRKIFEMPI